AGGAGGATGGCTGAACACGGTAAAAGTATTTTTAGGATTTTTAGAACTTGCCCTAGCGTTTAAGTTTCTTTCCAATGCCGATTTGGTATTACAGACACATTTACTTGAAAGAGAGGTTTTCATTGCAATCTGGATCACGATTTTCGGAGCATTGGCCTTGTATCTCTTTGGCAAGATCAAATTACCACATGATTCTGACCTTCCTCATATTTCGGTAGGAAGGTTAAGCATGGGGCTTATCGTTGCTGCTTTTACTATTTACATGATTCCCGGCCTCTGGGGTGCTCCCCTAAAACTTATCAGTGGTTTCCCTCCTCCAATGCATTATAGTGAGTCTTCGTATGGTGTGGGATATACAAAATTAGGTGATGCGGGTTCAGGAACTCAAAAAGAAATCCCTGAGGGTGCACATTTGGGACCACATGATATCCTCGCATTTCTTGACTACGAAACAGGTGTTGCCTATGCCAAAAAAGTGAATAAACCTATTATGATCGATTTTACCGGCCATGCTTGCGTAAACTGCAGGAAAATGGAGGAAAGGGTCTGGTCGGACCCCAGGGTTCTTAAGGTTTTAAAAAATGATATTGTACTGATTTCTTTGTATGTCGATGATAAGCGAGAATTAGCTGAGGAAGAAAAGTATACCTCCTCAATAAACGGTAAAGAAGTAACTACGATTGGGAAGAAATGGAGCGAATTCCAAATCAACAAGTACAAAGCAAATGCACAGCCCTATTATGTACTTATCGATCATAATGAAGAAAATCTGAACGAATATTCAGCCTATAATCCGGATGCTGACGATTATTTGGCCTGGTTAAAAGAGGGTATCGGAAACTTTGAACCCTAATTCCTTTATTTGATGTTGGTATAAATTTTGATATAACTCGTTGCGTGGAAGTAAATCGTGATATTTCATCGCGGTGCTATTCGAATTTATAAATTATGATAAGGTTTTTTCTTTTCTTTTTCTTTTTTACACTGAATTTTTACGCTCAGCCGGACACCTTATCCTTTCAGCGTGGTGAATTCCTCAAATATAAGATCCAATATGGTTTGTTGAACGCCGGTTTTGCAACCGTTGAACTCAAATCTGAAAATTCCAAAAGCGATACCCTTATCCATGCGGTTGGTAAAGGGTGGACAACCGGTATGGTTGGGTTTTTATTTCCTGTGGAAGATCGCTACGAAAGTTATTTTACTGAAAATGAACTTAAACCTAAATACTTTGTTCGTAAAGTCAGTGAAGGAGGCTACACACAGGATAAGGAATTAACCTTTGATTATGTAAAACATCAGGCATTTGAGGTGAATCATAAGAAAGGAACCGAAAAATCGTATTTTATTCAGAATGACATTCAGGATATGCTTTCCTCGTTTTACTATATGAGGCGATTTAATTTTGACATATTGAAAGCAAATGATTCAATTGATGTGAATATGTTTTTCGATGGTAAAATGAACCCTATTAAGCTTATTGTTTTAGGTCGAGAAAAGGTAAAGACTCGATATGGCAAACTGGACGCGATTAAGGTCAGGCCACTTGTCCTTAAGGGAAGAGTTTTTAAGGACGAAGAGAATGTCACTATTTGGATCAGTGACGACCACAACAAGATCCCATTAAAAATCAAGGCTTCATTGATTGTTGGGTCGGCCAAGGCCGAATTAGTTGAATATAATGGATTAGTTCATCCCTTTCCGTGAATATTTAACGATTCAT
This DNA window, taken from Lutimonas zeaxanthinifaciens, encodes the following:
- a CDS encoding DUF3108 domain-containing protein; translated protein: MIRFFLFFFFFTLNFYAQPDTLSFQRGEFLKYKIQYGLLNAGFATVELKSENSKSDTLIHAVGKGWTTGMVGFLFPVEDRYESYFTENELKPKYFVRKVSEGGYTQDKELTFDYVKHQAFEVNHKKGTEKSYFIQNDIQDMLSSFYYMRRFNFDILKANDSIDVNMFFDGKMNPIKLIVLGREKVKTRYGKLDAIKVRPLVLKGRVFKDEENVTIWISDDHNKIPLKIKASLIVGSAKAELVEYNGLVHPFP